The following coding sequences lie in one Thermoleophilaceae bacterium genomic window:
- a CDS encoding wax ester/triacylglycerol synthase family O-acyltransferase gives MRQLTSLDAQFLAVETPRTYGHVGGLAVYDPRTAPGGRLEIADVCKLVSERLHMLPPFRWRLVQVPFGIDHPYWVEDPDFDLDFHIRESAIPPPGDDRSLGEVVSRIFARPLDRSRPLWELYLIHGLKDGRVAMLTKVHHSVVDGVSGAEILSVLLDLEPEGREIPPPEPGHDGERVPTDLEMLGRGIAGLPRQPLRALRAAPSTLANLVDVPGVGRVPGMRTFGRVASRVRAVAGAPPTDERVLERQTGPVPRTRFNGPISAHRRYAFGSISLDTVKALKNEMGITVNDVVVTICATAVREWLIEHDELPEEPLVSMIPVSVRAEHEFGSFGNRVSMMIVPIPTNVADPRARLLQAHEYLRGAKERHQAIPANLLTDATAFIPPAVAAMAARTTLDIMGRVRPPLNLVISNVPGPRERLYCAGAELQAHFPVSVIADGVGLNITAMSYREHIDFGIVADRNMIDDVWPLMEGVKNACSELNEEICGPKKRSRATRARQPAKAS, from the coding sequence ATGAGGCAGCTCACGAGTCTCGACGCGCAGTTCCTGGCGGTCGAGACACCGCGGACATATGGCCACGTCGGCGGCCTCGCTGTGTACGACCCGCGCACGGCGCCCGGCGGCAGGCTCGAGATCGCCGACGTCTGCAAGCTCGTGTCGGAGCGCCTGCACATGCTGCCGCCGTTCCGCTGGCGGCTCGTCCAGGTCCCGTTCGGGATCGACCATCCGTACTGGGTCGAGGATCCGGACTTCGACCTCGACTTTCACATCCGAGAGTCGGCCATCCCGCCTCCAGGCGACGATCGCAGCCTGGGTGAGGTGGTGTCGCGCATCTTCGCCCGGCCGCTCGACCGCTCGCGCCCGCTCTGGGAGCTCTACCTGATCCACGGGCTGAAGGACGGCCGCGTGGCCATGCTGACGAAGGTGCACCACTCGGTGGTGGACGGCGTGTCAGGCGCCGAGATCCTGAGCGTGCTGCTCGACCTCGAGCCCGAGGGCCGCGAGATTCCGCCGCCCGAGCCCGGGCACGACGGGGAGCGCGTGCCCACCGACCTCGAGATGCTCGGGCGCGGGATCGCCGGCCTGCCGCGCCAGCCGCTGCGCGCGCTCCGCGCCGCGCCCTCCACGCTTGCGAATCTCGTGGACGTGCCGGGAGTTGGCCGCGTGCCGGGCATGCGCACGTTCGGCCGCGTGGCCTCGCGCGTGCGCGCCGTGGCGGGAGCCCCGCCCACCGACGAACGCGTGCTCGAGCGGCAGACGGGACCCGTGCCGCGCACCCGCTTCAACGGGCCGATCTCCGCCCACCGCCGCTACGCGTTCGGCTCGATCTCGCTCGACACCGTGAAGGCGCTGAAGAACGAGATGGGCATCACGGTGAACGACGTGGTGGTGACGATCTGCGCGACCGCGGTGCGGGAATGGCTGATCGAGCACGACGAGCTGCCCGAGGAGCCGCTCGTGTCGATGATCCCGGTGTCCGTGCGGGCAGAGCACGAGTTCGGCTCGTTCGGCAACCGCGTGTCGATGATGATCGTGCCTATCCCCACCAACGTGGCGGACCCGCGCGCGCGTCTGCTGCAGGCACACGAGTACCTGCGCGGGGCGAAGGAGCGCCACCAGGCGATTCCGGCCAACCTCCTCACGGACGCCACGGCCTTCATCCCGCCGGCGGTGGCCGCCATGGCCGCGCGCACCACGCTCGACATCATGGGCCGCGTGCGCCCTCCGCTCAACCTCGTGATCTCGAACGTGCCGGGGCCGCGCGAGCGCCTCTACTGCGCGGGTGCCGAGCTGCAGGCGCATTTCCCGGTGTCTGTGATCGCGGACGGTGTGGGCCTGAACATCACCGCGATGAGCTACCGCGAGCACATCGACTTCGGCATCGTGGCCGACCGCAACATGATCGACGACGTGTGGCCGCTGATGGAGGGCGTGAAGAACGCGTGCAGCGAGCTCAACGAGGAGATCTGCGGCCCGAAGAAGCGCAGCCGCGCTACGCGGGCTCGTCAGCCGGCGAAGGCGTCGTGA
- a CDS encoding response regulator — protein sequence MPRILVVDDDADIRDMLQFKLAKAGYEVHTEEDGETGLAAARELGPDLILLDWMMPRLTGPEVCRELRADEATLRVPVILLTAKAQEADVQRGFATGADDYIPKPFSPRELMSRVQALLARAA from the coding sequence GTGCCCCGCATCCTCGTCGTCGACGACGACGCCGACATCCGTGACATGCTCCAGTTCAAGCTCGCCAAGGCGGGTTACGAGGTGCATACCGAGGAGGATGGCGAGACGGGCCTCGCGGCCGCTCGCGAGCTGGGCCCGGACCTGATCCTGCTCGACTGGATGATGCCGCGGCTCACCGGGCCCGAGGTCTGCCGTGAGCTGCGCGCGGATGAGGCCACGTTGCGCGTGCCGGTGATCCTCCTCACCGCGAAGGCGCAGGAGGCCGACGTTCAGCGCGGCTTTGCCACCGGCGCCGACGACTACATCCCCAAGCCCTTCAGCCCGCGGGAGCTGATGAGCCGCGTGCAGGCTCTTCTCGCGCGCGCGGCTTAG
- a CDS encoding ATP-binding protein: MQAITLERYVGHSVTLELERTADAPCAARRALDAIDHGLDYEREYAVKLLMSELVSNAVKYGGAGSVLVEIESTPHCVRVEVDDQGPAFIPMQREGELDTPGGWGFVLVDELASRWGSSIQSAQVWFEIDAA; encoded by the coding sequence ATGCAAGCGATCACCCTGGAGAGGTACGTGGGACACAGCGTCACTCTGGAGCTCGAGCGGACCGCCGACGCCCCCTGCGCGGCGCGACGCGCGCTTGACGCGATCGACCACGGACTCGACTACGAGCGTGAATACGCGGTAAAGCTCCTCATGTCCGAGCTCGTGAGCAACGCCGTGAAGTACGGCGGCGCAGGCAGCGTGCTCGTGGAGATCGAGTCAACCCCGCACTGCGTGCGCGTGGAGGTGGACGACCAGGGTCCCGCCTTCATCCCGATGCAGCGCGAGGGCGAGCTCGACACGCCAGGCGGCTGGGGCTTCGTGCTTGTGGACGAGCTCGCGAGCCGCTGGGGCAGCTCCATTCAGAGCGCCCAGGTGTGGTTCGAGATCGACGCCGCCTAG
- a CDS encoding cupin domain-containing protein — protein MAYAGQILENPASGERFVFRKTAADTDGELLEFDLHLAPDGQVPGKHVHRHQEERFEVVSGTMRFKRGRKTIVAGPGETVVIEPGTSHKFENGGDEEAVVRVQVRPALKMEQLFETVVGLAHDGRTTKKGMPKPLDLALFVREFKAEVQAPFPPAFVQQATMAPLAVIARRRGHDRRYSRPAPLTPVPAT, from the coding sequence ATGGCATACGCAGGACAGATCCTCGAGAACCCAGCAAGCGGCGAGCGCTTCGTGTTCCGCAAGACCGCGGCAGACACGGATGGCGAGCTGCTGGAGTTCGACCTCCACCTCGCGCCCGACGGCCAGGTGCCCGGCAAGCACGTCCACCGCCACCAGGAGGAGCGCTTCGAGGTGGTCTCAGGCACGATGCGCTTCAAGCGCGGCCGCAAGACGATCGTCGCCGGGCCCGGCGAGACCGTGGTGATCGAGCCAGGGACGTCGCACAAGTTCGAGAACGGCGGCGACGAGGAGGCGGTGGTGCGCGTTCAGGTGCGCCCGGCGCTCAAGATGGAGCAGCTCTTCGAAACGGTCGTCGGACTCGCGCACGACGGCCGCACCACGAAGAAGGGCATGCCCAAGCCGCTCGACCTCGCGCTTTTCGTGCGCGAGTTCAAGGCGGAGGTGCAGGCGCCGTTCCCGCCCGCCTTTGTCCAGCAGGCCACGATGGCCCCGCTCGCCGTGATCGCGCGCCGGCGCGGCCACGACCGTCGCTACAGCCGGCCGGCCCCGCTAACCCCGGTTCCCGCCACCTAG